In Pseudobacter ginsenosidimutans, the following are encoded in one genomic region:
- a CDS encoding FKBP-type peptidyl-prolyl cis-trans isomerase: MRLFTLVSSMVLAVTLLGCGNKDKGNSCTTAAEDDAKMQKYITDNGVSATKHASGLYYQIIEPGTGSTPTINSTVKAKYTGTYTNKTSFDGGEASFPLGGVIEGWQIGIPLIKQGGKIKLIIPPYLAYGCNDYRGIPGNSVLVFDVELLEVK, encoded by the coding sequence ATGCGTTTATTTACTCTGGTTTCCAGTATGGTACTGGCCGTGACTCTTCTTGGATGCGGCAATAAGGATAAAGGTAACAGTTGCACCACGGCAGCAGAAGATGATGCCAAAATGCAAAAGTATATCACAGATAATGGTGTTTCTGCTACCAAACATGCCAGCGGTCTGTATTATCAGATCATTGAGCCGGGCACTGGTTCAACTCCCACCATCAATTCAACTGTGAAAGCGAAATATACAGGTACATACACCAACAAGACTTCCTTCGATGGAGGAGAGGCCAGTTTCCCGCTGGGTGGCGTAATTGAAGGTTGGCAAATAGGTATTCCCCTGATCAAGCAGGGAGGAAAAATAAAACTCATCATTCCGCCTTACCTGGCTTATGGATGCAATGATTACAGGGGAATTCCCGGCAATTCAGTTTTGGTATTTGATGTGGAATTACTGGAAGTGAAGTAG
- the zwf gene encoding glucose-6-phosphate dehydrogenase: MTETKVIPAAAITIFGAKGDLTRRKLIPALYNLFIDNHLPSRFVIYCVDFLPMDEEVFKADLLDGINQFSRNGKADPVIWETFAQRIFYVQGDFLQAGTFTGLKEKLTAFDKANEQPGVRLFYFAVAPRFIEIISEALHKHKLCNKIALHRMIIEKPFGTDLTTARKLNRFLQERFDEKQVYRIDHYLGKETVQNIMAFRFANYVFEPLWNNKYIDHIQISVAEEVGVGKRGGYYDSSGALRDMIQNHLLQLLCVIAMECPAAYEAETIRDAKTRVLKSIRPYTNANVFKQVIRGQYTEGTVNNMPRPAYRNEEQVAADSNTETFVAAKLNIDNERWKGVPFFLRTGKSMPRQSSVIVIQFKDSPNKIFKDDIVPNRLIISIQPELEISLLFESKVPGLEMKLKPVEMDFMYQDAYSETLPEAYEALLIDALHGDATLFMRADQIEAAWKVVMPILDAWEKHRGKKLEFYPAGTWGPDACNSLLRPHATEWFSLPPHKGNGTHIPHP; the protein is encoded by the coding sequence ATGACAGAAACAAAAGTTATCCCCGCCGCCGCCATCACAATTTTTGGCGCCAAAGGCGATCTCACCAGGCGAAAACTGATCCCAGCTCTGTATAATTTATTTATCGATAACCACCTGCCTTCCAGGTTCGTTATTTATTGTGTAGATTTTCTTCCGATGGATGAGGAGGTCTTTAAAGCAGACTTGCTGGATGGCATCAATCAATTCAGCCGCAATGGCAAAGCAGATCCCGTTATCTGGGAAACCTTTGCGCAGCGGATCTTCTATGTGCAGGGGGATTTTCTTCAGGCTGGTACTTTTACCGGACTGAAAGAAAAGTTGACTGCATTCGATAAGGCGAATGAGCAACCCGGCGTCCGGTTATTCTACTTTGCAGTAGCTCCCCGTTTTATTGAAATCATTTCGGAAGCGCTCCACAAACATAAATTGTGTAACAAGATTGCGCTGCACCGGATGATCATTGAAAAACCATTCGGAACAGACCTGACCACCGCACGCAAATTGAACCGTTTTCTGCAAGAGCGGTTCGATGAAAAACAGGTGTACCGGATAGATCATTACCTGGGCAAAGAAACTGTACAAAATATTATGGCTTTCCGTTTTGCCAATTATGTATTTGAGCCATTGTGGAACAATAAATACATCGATCATATCCAGATCAGTGTAGCAGAGGAAGTGGGAGTAGGAAAACGCGGGGGATATTATGACAGCAGTGGCGCCTTGCGCGATATGATCCAGAATCATTTGCTCCAGCTCTTATGCGTTATTGCAATGGAGTGTCCGGCCGCATATGAAGCAGAAACCATCCGGGATGCCAAAACACGGGTTCTGAAAAGTATACGGCCCTATACCAATGCAAATGTATTTAAGCAAGTGATCCGGGGACAGTATACTGAGGGTACAGTCAACAATATGCCGAGGCCGGCTTATCGTAACGAGGAGCAGGTTGCAGCGGATTCCAATACAGAAACATTTGTAGCAGCCAAATTAAATATCGATAATGAACGTTGGAAAGGCGTTCCTTTTTTTCTTCGTACGGGTAAATCAATGCCCAGGCAATCCTCTGTGATCGTGATCCAGTTTAAGGACTCACCCAATAAAATATTTAAAGATGATATCGTTCCGAACCGCCTGATCATTAGTATTCAGCCTGAATTGGAAATCAGTTTGCTGTTTGAAAGTAAAGTGCCCGGATTGGAAATGAAATTGAAGCCGGTTGAAATGGACTTCATGTACCAGGATGCTTATTCAGAAACACTACCTGAAGCCTATGAAGCATTGTTGATAGATGCATTGCATGGCGATGCCACGCTGTTCATGCGGGCAGATCAGATAGAAGCTGCCTGGAAAGTAGTGATGCCTATTCTGGATGCCTGGGAAAAACATCGCGGTAAAAAGCTGGAATTCTATCCTGCAGGAACATGGGGACCGGATGCCTGCAACTCACTCCTGCGGCCGCATGCCACCGAATGGTTTTCGCTCCCTCCTCACAAGGGGAACGGGACTCACATCCCGCACCCATAA
- a CDS encoding serine hydrolase domain-containing protein, with protein sequence MKTINTVAFLLILLASSCLVRGQARQTGIDTLVMKLGETFMNDQQAVGLSIGVYNNGEVSFYNFGTIEKGKAIQPTQNTVYEIGSVTKAFVSLILANAVIEKKVNLNDDIRKYLHGHYPNLEYAKKPITVEQLANTTSGLPNWLPATPKEITNAPADSSAFLRDRIYGSYTEKDFYTALRKVELDTIPGFKTRHSNAAAQLLTYILEKVYATSIDNLVKKYVLEPNKMDNTSFLASASNSKSLAMGYDGKGNKMPYFTTQYMKGVGGLNSTTADLMKFIKLQLDKKDDAISLTQKRSFDAGYYSIGLSWLKYKHDNGKHQVWTDGGTYGFVSYIVFYPEINSGVVLLSNIADDSTPGKLGNIAYQLFELMQRQ encoded by the coding sequence ATGAAAACAATTAACACGGTCGCTTTCCTGCTAATTCTTTTAGCTTCATCTTGCCTTGTACGGGGGCAAGCCAGGCAAACGGGCATTGACACGCTTGTTATGAAACTTGGAGAAACCTTTATGAACGACCAACAAGCGGTCGGGCTTTCCATCGGCGTTTACAATAATGGAGAAGTTTCCTTTTACAATTTTGGAACTATTGAAAAAGGGAAAGCAATACAACCGACACAAAACACAGTGTATGAAATTGGGTCAGTAACAAAGGCCTTTGTCAGTTTGATTTTGGCAAATGCTGTCATTGAAAAGAAAGTCAATCTCAATGACGACATCAGAAAATATCTTCACGGCCATTATCCCAATTTAGAATACGCAAAGAAACCAATTACAGTAGAGCAATTGGCAAATACAACTTCAGGTCTTCCGAATTGGCTGCCGGCAACGCCTAAAGAAATAACGAATGCACCAGCTGACTCTTCCGCATTTTTGAGAGACAGAATATATGGCAGCTATACTGAGAAAGATTTTTATACAGCTTTGCGAAAAGTTGAATTGGATACTATTCCCGGTTTCAAAACAAGACATTCGAATGCTGCTGCACAATTATTGACTTATATTTTGGAAAAAGTATATGCTACCTCTATAGACAATTTGGTGAAAAAGTATGTGCTGGAGCCAAACAAAATGGACAATACTTCTTTCCTGGCTTCAGCTTCAAATAGTAAATCCCTGGCAATGGGTTACGATGGAAAGGGAAACAAAATGCCTTATTTCACCACGCAGTATATGAAAGGTGTTGGCGGCCTGAATTCAACAACTGCCGACCTCATGAAATTCATAAAATTACAACTGGACAAAAAAGACGATGCGATCAGTCTGACCCAAAAAAGATCCTTCGATGCCGGCTACTATAGCATTGGTCTGAGTTGGCTCAAATACAAACATGACAATGGAAAACACCAGGTCTGGACGGATGGCGGCACATATGGATTTGTAAGTTATATTGTATTTTATCCGGAAATAAACAGTGGAGTAGTGCTGCTGTCAAATATAGCAGACGATTCAACGCCAGGTAAGTTGGGCAATATTGCTTACCAGCTTTTTGAGCTGATGCAGCGGCAATAA
- a CDS encoding ATP-dependent Clp protease adaptor ClpS, translating into MAFDGPTRPYQEDDTDVLTSVEEPCSLIVWNDEVNTFEWVIETLMAVCGHSAEQAEQCAYIIHFQGKYAVKNGTFDELKPQCDAITDRGIGATIEVVAA; encoded by the coding sequence ATGGCATTTGACGGACCTACACGGCCTTATCAGGAAGACGATACAGATGTGCTCACCAGCGTTGAGGAACCCTGTAGCCTGATTGTGTGGAATGATGAGGTGAATACCTTCGAATGGGTGATCGAAACACTGATGGCTGTTTGCGGACATTCCGCGGAGCAGGCTGAGCAGTGCGCCTACATCATCCACTTTCAGGGAAAGTATGCTGTGAAGAACGGAACCTTCGACGAGCTCAAACCGCAATGCGATGCCATTACAGACAGAGGCATCGGCGCTACCATCGAGGTAGTGGCTGCATAA
- the aat gene encoding leucyl/phenylalanyl-tRNA--protein transferase: MPLFALDNTLHFPPVHMAEPDGLLAVGGDLTLPRLELAYRNGIFPWYEGEYILWWCPDPRFVIFPEELRISKSMQQLFKKGAFKFTINKAFREVISNCQQINREGQDGTWITTDVLDAYSAFHQAGFAHSAEAWLDGELVGGCYGVRIGNVFFGESMFSKVSNASKFAFIKYAQQLIREGVKLIDCQVYTSHLESLGARMIPRTQFIGLLKANGV; the protein is encoded by the coding sequence ATGCCATTATTTGCACTGGACAATACACTTCATTTTCCTCCGGTCCATATGGCGGAACCGGACGGGCTGCTTGCTGTTGGTGGCGATCTCACTCTTCCCAGGCTGGAGCTGGCCTATCGCAATGGTATCTTTCCCTGGTACGAGGGGGAATACATTCTCTGGTGGTGCCCGGATCCCCGTTTCGTTATCTTTCCCGAAGAGCTCCGCATCAGTAAAAGCATGCAGCAGCTTTTCAAAAAAGGAGCTTTCAAGTTCACCATCAATAAGGCATTTCGAGAAGTGATCAGCAATTGTCAGCAGATCAACAGGGAAGGACAGGATGGAACCTGGATCACCACTGATGTGCTGGACGCCTATTCCGCTTTTCATCAGGCAGGCTTTGCACACAGCGCGGAAGCATGGCTGGATGGTGAACTGGTAGGAGGCTGTTATGGAGTAAGGATAGGAAATGTTTTTTTCGGAGAAAGCATGTTCAGTAAGGTCAGTAATGCCAGCAAGTTTGCATTCATCAAATACGCGCAACAATTGATCCGCGAAGGTGTAAAGCTGATCGATTGCCAGGTATACACATCCCATCTCGAAAGCCTTGGCGCGCGTATGATCCCGCGCACTCAATTCATTGGACTGCTAAAGGCGAACGGAGTGTAA
- a CDS encoding esterase family protein translates to MERKLTAWHSPALNKNMPVAVYGFYGFALLLIPTAAADYLEYERFQLIDSLRPQIDAGVVKVFSIDSINNESWMNQAVEPRQKAIRHQQWNQYVFEEVIPFIRKETSEDTPILTCGASFGALHSANLFFKRPDLINGCIAMSGVYALTEYTRGYFDDDVYFNSPVHYLPNLNDHSLLEQIRKSNHIHILSGSGAYEDPQAARQLAGILHAKSIRYDLNIWGPEWTHDWPTWRAMLPNDLHSVRL, encoded by the coding sequence ATGGAGCGCAAACTCACCGCCTGGCACAGCCCGGCCCTCAACAAGAATATGCCCGTAGCCGTTTATGGCTTCTATGGTTTCGCTTTATTGCTGATCCCTACAGCAGCAGCCGATTACCTGGAGTATGAGAGATTCCAGCTGATCGATTCGCTTCGGCCGCAGATCGATGCAGGGGTTGTGAAGGTTTTCTCCATCGACAGTATCAATAATGAAAGCTGGATGAACCAGGCTGTTGAACCGCGGCAAAAAGCCATCCGTCATCAACAGTGGAACCAGTATGTTTTTGAGGAAGTGATCCCCTTCATCAGAAAGGAAACAAGTGAGGACACGCCGATACTTACCTGTGGCGCCAGTTTCGGGGCATTACATAGCGCTAATCTTTTTTTTAAACGGCCCGATCTGATCAATGGCTGCATCGCCATGAGCGGCGTGTATGCATTGACGGAATATACGCGAGGGTATTTTGATGATGATGTATATTTCAACAGCCCCGTTCATTATCTTCCTAACCTCAACGATCATTCGCTATTGGAGCAGATCCGTAAAAGCAATCATATCCATATACTTTCCGGGAGTGGAGCATATGAGGATCCGCAGGCTGCGAGACAACTGGCAGGCATTCTTCATGCGAAGTCGATCCGTTACGATCTGAATATCTGGGGACCGGAATGGACGCACGACTGGCCTACCTGGCGGGCCATGCTGCCGAATGACTTACACTCCGTTCGCCTTTAG
- a CDS encoding RagB/SusD family nutrient uptake outer membrane protein, which produces MKRYSIFLTVILLLLTAVLETGCDKLLEEKPKSTISLGNLDPALLEQTVIGVYEPLTRSRGRLWESTIGLGFELMAEYADAGGSSQINWSNYNNLNTSNTALNQPWTTLYEAIGRANSLIVTLDNSPNLSDDIRKVAYGEAYFVRAICFYFAVRTFGKFPMRLKPILNSKDVLLASSDIPLIYDQIIKDLQEAEKVLPPTVASSKAGRATAGAARTALADVYLTRGDYPNAKLKAKEVIDNKATYGYDLETSLATIYSPTLPTNKEDIFSLKFSQVINQGSFMASYWADANARAAGFSISGNKFGGITSNAPLIKNWDDNDLRKKFSLYNSYIINGAVTPASLDADYDFRMGKYKDPNAPIDTGNGNDLYFWRYADVLLIFAEADNKINHGPTTDAYEYINQVRRRAYGLPINTPSNVSDLPAGLNEEAFDDLVFRERGYEFIGEFKRWFDLVRTNRVAKMINEVRANIPRPNRKPVPSRFTFAIPEVELSNNPLAGN; this is translated from the coding sequence ATGAAACGATATAGCATATTCCTCACCGTTATACTCCTGCTGCTGACCGCAGTACTGGAAACAGGATGCGATAAACTGCTGGAAGAGAAACCAAAATCCACCATCAGTCTTGGTAACCTCGATCCCGCACTGCTGGAACAGACAGTAATTGGGGTGTACGAACCGCTCACCCGTAGCCGTGGCCGGCTCTGGGAATCCACTATCGGTCTGGGTTTTGAGCTGATGGCCGAGTACGCCGATGCCGGCGGCAGCAGCCAGATCAACTGGAGCAATTACAATAACCTCAACACCAGCAATACCGCGCTCAACCAGCCCTGGACCACTTTGTACGAAGCGATCGGTCGCGCCAACTCGCTGATCGTAACGCTGGACAATAGTCCGAACCTCTCCGACGACATCAGGAAAGTAGCCTACGGCGAAGCATATTTCGTTCGCGCCATCTGTTTCTATTTTGCAGTCCGCACATTCGGTAAATTCCCGATGCGCCTCAAGCCCATCCTGAATTCAAAAGATGTGCTGCTGGCCTCTTCCGATATTCCCTTGATCTACGATCAGATCATCAAAGACCTCCAGGAAGCAGAGAAGGTGTTACCGCCAACAGTGGCGTCCTCCAAAGCTGGTCGTGCTACTGCCGGCGCCGCCAGGACGGCTCTCGCCGATGTATACCTCACACGCGGCGACTATCCGAATGCCAAACTCAAAGCCAAAGAAGTGATCGACAACAAAGCCACTTACGGCTATGACCTCGAAACTTCCCTCGCAACAATTTACTCACCTACCCTGCCCACCAACAAGGAAGATATCTTCTCGCTTAAATTCTCACAGGTGATCAACCAGGGTTCGTTCATGGCCAGCTACTGGGCCGATGCCAATGCCAGGGCAGCCGGCTTTTCCATCAGCGGTAACAAATTCGGCGGCATCACCAGCAACGCGCCACTAATTAAGAATTGGGACGATAATGATCTCCGTAAGAAATTCAGTCTCTATAACAGTTATATCATCAATGGCGCTGTAACACCCGCCAGTCTTGATGCCGATTATGATTTCCGCATGGGCAAATACAAAGATCCGAATGCGCCCATCGATACCGGCAATGGCAATGATCTCTACTTCTGGCGTTACGCCGATGTACTGCTCATCTTTGCAGAAGCCGATAACAAGATCAATCATGGCCCTACCACTGATGCCTACGAATACATCAACCAGGTAAGACGCAGAGCTTATGGACTTCCCATCAATACACCCAGCAATGTGTCCGATCTGCCTGCAGGCCTGAATGAAGAAGCCTTCGATGATCTCGTCTTCCGCGAGAGAGGCTATGAGTTCATCGGTGAATTCAAACGCTGGTTCGATCTGGTGCGCACCAACCGTGTTGCGAAAATGATCAACGAAGTCCGCGCAAACATCCCAAGGCCCAACCGCAAGCCTGTGCCTTCGCGCTTCACATTTGCCATTCCGGAAGTGGAGTTGTCCAACAATCCGCTGGCAGGAAATTAA
- a CDS encoding SusC/RagA family TonB-linked outer membrane protein gives MRLIPLPVIMVLLLTALSTYAQNKRLTGKVTSTDKQPLAGVSIQLKGSSVVTTSADNGSFSLSVPATGSTVLVFSSVGYETKEVTTAGDGPIEVQLKGDAKSLTDVVVVGYGTQRKSDLTGSVSSLRGDKLREMPVVSVEQAMSGRMPGVQVQQTSGQPGAGISIRIRGVSSIAGGNEPLYVIDGLPQFNDDVRGVNGLATINPSDIESIEVLKDAAATAIYGSRGANGVVMVTTRSGKAGVPRVVFDHSVGIQKLRKKLDMMNSEEWYNYTKAYYTNSGLALPGDFPATVPAANTDWQDETFRTALLLNNSISVSGGNEKSRYYVSGGYFDQQGIVRNSGYKRGSLRVNLDNRLSDYFSLATRLTVSRGVQDGFSPSQGDNTRNFGKSGMGSVLRALPVVPVRNPDGTYADVTPYGFNGIDAENPVALAEETLDRNTTTRIQGGIDLKATIAKGLTNTTRVSGDYYQIRRDLYFPRILPRLGQAAGVAELGNYDKTSVLLEDFLEYKKDLTQDIALEAIAGMSYQHERLNTTDLLASGFVNDDLKNYSFSSATTVSKPVTTLIENTIISAFGRVRFNVRDRYLVSASIRRDGASVFAENNKYGVFPSVSAAWRISEENFMQQFHWISNLKIRGSWGESGNPAIRPYQSLLLGRAVNTSQGAGTGIVVGLAPTFPNPNLKWETTAQTNVGLDLGLLNERIRFSFDYYVKKTKDLLALVQLPPSGGVGAGVGTGASQIIDNVGEVENKGWEIGAGATILNNEDWTVSIDLNFSGNKNKVLKTLDNKDVPTQTGGDDASGAVSIIRPGYPLSVFYAPKFTGLDKDGVPTYQNLNGDSSNGRPVINGSDNQIIGSPYPDLTYGFTPTIRYKRFTLSSVWAGVSGGVINNRNLVELTNPSPVNQFNKLRAALDYYPRPSQTAANEHRTSDRYLEDGSFFRLRNIRLDYQVPLNSKAIKNLNVYVSAQNLLTWTNYSGFDPEVNSFNGNDRRQGVDLAAYPSSKTFNLGFSLTF, from the coding sequence ATGCGATTAATACCATTACCGGTAATAATGGTTCTTTTGTTGACTGCACTCTCCACTTATGCACAAAACAAACGGCTAACCGGAAAAGTAACCTCCACAGACAAACAACCACTTGCAGGTGTTTCCATTCAACTTAAAGGAAGTAGCGTAGTTACTACTTCAGCAGACAATGGCAGTTTTTCCCTTAGCGTTCCTGCCACCGGCAGCACCGTGCTGGTATTCTCTTCAGTTGGCTATGAAACGAAGGAAGTGACTACCGCGGGCGATGGCCCCATCGAAGTACAACTGAAAGGCGATGCCAAAAGCCTGACGGATGTTGTAGTGGTGGGATATGGCACCCAACGAAAGTCCGATCTTACAGGATCCGTCAGTTCACTTCGTGGTGATAAGCTCCGCGAAATGCCCGTGGTATCTGTAGAACAGGCCATGAGCGGCCGCATGCCCGGCGTTCAGGTGCAGCAAACATCCGGACAACCCGGCGCAGGGATCAGCATCCGCATCCGTGGCGTCAGTTCCATAGCAGGCGGCAACGAACCGCTATATGTGATCGACGGTTTACCACAGTTCAACGATGATGTGCGCGGCGTCAATGGCCTGGCCACTATCAACCCTTCGGATATAGAATCAATTGAAGTGCTCAAAGATGCCGCCGCCACCGCTATCTACGGCTCCCGCGGCGCCAATGGCGTAGTGATGGTTACCACACGATCAGGAAAAGCAGGCGTTCCCCGCGTGGTATTCGATCATTCGGTGGGCATTCAGAAACTGCGAAAGAAACTTGATATGATGAATAGTGAAGAATGGTACAACTACACGAAAGCTTATTATACCAATTCAGGACTGGCGCTGCCGGGCGACTTCCCTGCTACAGTTCCCGCAGCGAATACAGACTGGCAGGATGAAACCTTCCGCACCGCTTTGCTGCTCAACAATTCCATCAGCGTTTCCGGTGGTAATGAAAAGAGCCGCTACTATGTTTCCGGCGGTTATTTCGATCAGCAGGGCATCGTACGCAACAGCGGATACAAACGTGGCTCGCTCCGCGTGAACCTCGATAACAGGCTCAGCGATTATTTCAGTCTTGCTACCCGCCTCACAGTTTCAAGAGGCGTGCAGGACGGCTTCTCTCCTTCGCAGGGCGACAATACCCGCAACTTCGGAAAGTCCGGTATGGGCTCTGTGCTGCGCGCATTGCCTGTAGTGCCTGTAAGGAATCCCGACGGTACTTATGCTGATGTTACACCCTATGGCTTCAATGGTATCGACGCCGAAAACCCGGTGGCGCTCGCAGAAGAAACACTGGACCGCAATACCACAACACGTATCCAGGGTGGCATCGATCTCAAAGCCACCATCGCCAAAGGCCTGACCAATACTACTCGTGTATCGGGCGACTACTACCAGATCCGCCGCGATCTCTATTTCCCGCGCATCCTGCCTCGTCTCGGACAGGCTGCAGGTGTGGCAGAGCTCGGCAACTACGACAAAACATCCGTATTGCTGGAAGACTTCCTCGAATACAAAAAGGACCTTACACAGGACATCGCCCTCGAAGCCATCGCCGGTATGAGCTATCAGCATGAAAGACTCAACACAACCGATCTCCTTGCTTCCGGCTTTGTAAATGATGATCTCAAAAACTATAGTTTCAGTTCAGCAACCACTGTGAGCAAACCGGTGACTACGCTGATCGAGAATACTATCATTTCCGCATTCGGTCGTGTGCGCTTCAACGTGAGAGACCGTTACCTGGTCTCCGCCAGCATCCGCCGCGACGGCGCTTCTGTATTTGCAGAGAACAACAAGTACGGCGTGTTCCCCTCCGTATCGGCAGCCTGGCGCATTTCCGAAGAGAACTTTATGCAGCAGTTCCACTGGATCAGCAACCTCAAGATCCGTGGTAGCTGGGGCGAATCAGGAAACCCCGCCATCAGACCTTATCAAAGCCTGCTGCTCGGTCGCGCAGTGAATACCAGTCAGGGTGCCGGAACCGGTATCGTGGTTGGTCTCGCACCCACTTTCCCCAACCCCAATCTCAAATGGGAAACCACTGCACAGACCAATGTTGGCCTGGATCTTGGATTGCTCAATGAACGCATCCGCTTCTCATTCGATTACTATGTGAAAAAGACCAAGGACCTGCTCGCTCTTGTACAACTGCCTCCATCCGGTGGCGTGGGAGCCGGTGTGGGAACAGGCGCCAGCCAGATCATCGATAACGTTGGTGAAGTGGAAAATAAAGGATGGGAGATCGGTGCAGGCGCTACCATATTGAATAACGAAGACTGGACCGTTTCCATCGATCTCAATTTCTCCGGCAACAAGAACAAGGTGCTCAAAACACTCGATAACAAAGATGTTCCCACACAAACCGGCGGCGACGATGCTTCCGGCGCAGTGAGCATCATCCGCCCGGGTTACCCTCTTTCGGTTTTCTATGCACCGAAATTCACAGGCCTCGACAAAGACGGTGTTCCCACTTATCAAAACCTGAACGGCGACAGTTCCAATGGCCGCCCCGTGATCAATGGCTCTGACAACCAGATCATCGGTAGTCCCTACCCTGATCTCACTTACGGCTTCACACCAACGATCAGGTATAAGCGCTTTACGCTCTCATCCGTTTGGGCAGGCGTGAGCGGTGGTGTGATCAACAACAGGAACCTGGTTGAACTAACCAATCCCAGTCCGGTCAACCAGTTCAATAAACTGCGCGCAGCGCTGGACTATTATCCCAGGCCCAGTCAGACAGCAGCCAATGAACACCGCACCTCCGACCGTTACCTGGAAGATGGTTCTTTCTTCCGGTTACGCAATATCAGGCTCGACTACCAGGTGCCACTCAATTCGAAGGCCATCAAGAACCTGAATGTATATGTGAGCGCACAGAACCTGCTCACCTGGACCAACTATTCCGGCTTTGATCCCGAAGTGAACTCCTTCAACGGGAACGACAGAAGACAGGGTGTGGACCTCGCGGCCTATCCATCTTCCAAAACCTTCAACCTCGGATTCAGCCTTACATTCTGA